CCATTAATAAAAATGTATCTAGATCTTTTAATTTGAAGTCAAGTTCATATTTTTTAGAGTCTATCTCTAAATTTGCATATTGTGCTTCAAGTATTCTTGAATAACTTTTAATTTTTTTATTATCTTCTTTGCTGTGGTTATCACCATCATTTGCTAGTGCTCCTGTAGACAATAATAATATTCCTAGACTAGCCAATCCTACTTTAAATTGTTTTTTCATTCTAATCATCTCCCATTGTTTTTTTATTTCATTCATCTCTTTTTTCATCTGAATCATCTCCTCTTTTTTTGAATATAATGTTTTAAATCTTTGTTCTTCTGAATCTATTAACATAATACTCTAGGAAACTTATCTATTTCTTGGACAATTCTTATAACTTTCTTAGAAGTAAAAAAATATTAATTTTAAAATTTTCTGTAAAGGGATGTAATTATTATAAGAAATTTATAAGAATCACCTAATTATTCTATAATCTATGATGTTTATAATTACGATAAATATAAACTGTAAGAAGATAAAATTTTAAAATAGATATTAAAGGAGGAAAATTATGAAAAGAACTACGTTTATTTTTGATTTTGATGGAACAATAGCTGATTCATTACAGATGGGAGTAGATATATATAATGAAGAAATAGTACCTAAATTTAGATGTAAAAAAATAGAGGAAAAAAATATAGAAATTTTGAAAGGGACAAATTTTCATGAATTATTAAAGGATCACAATATTAGTTTTTTAAAACTTCCAATATTATTGTTTCAATTAAAGAGAAAAATGGCTAAAAGAATGGATGAAATCCAGCTTATAGACGATATAAAATTATCTTTAAATAAACTTCATAAAATGGGTTATAAGATGGGAGTATTGACTTCAAACAATAAAAAAAATGTTAAATTTTTTTTGAAACACTATCAAATAGATGACTTATTTGAATTTATCTATGCAGAAAAAAATCCTTTGGGTAAGGACAGGGCTATAAAAAAAATAATGAAATTAGAAAATTTAAATGACCTTATCTACGTGGGAGATGAATCACGAGATATAGATGCCTGTAAAAAGGCAGGGGTAGACATTGTTTCAGTAGGATGGGGATTTAACACTATATCTCATTTAAAGGAGTATAATCCAAATTATCTGATAAAAGCCCCGTCAGAATTAATTGAAATAGCTAAAAGCTTATCTTAAATAAGATGAATAAAGTTTAATTATAAGAAATTTATAAGAGATGTGTAATTTTTATATAATATTTTATCTCTATAATAATTTTATATAAAAATAACTATTAAAAGGAGAATTAAATGAAAAAAATATTATTTGCTATAAGTTCTTTAGGATTGGGTCATGCAACGAGAACGTTATCTATAATCAATGATTTAAAGGAGGATAATTTTATTACAATAGTTTCATACGGTAATGCTCTTAATTTTTTAGAAAGAGAATTTTCTGAGGGGAATAATATTGAATTTATCTCTATGGAGGATTATCCAAAATTTGGCAGGGGAAAAGGGGGAGCGGTTTATTCTAATTTGGTTATAGATTCTATTAAGACTAATTTTCTTATAAAGAAAGAAGAAAACTATATAAAAACAATAGAAAATGAATATGACTTTATATTTTCTGATGGACGATATGGGTTTAATTCAAAAAAAATCCCATCTTTTTTATTATCCCATCAAATTTCATTAATTTTACCAAAATATTTATCGTTCTTTCAGCCACTGATAGATTGGAGCAATTATCGTCATATTAAAAAATTTGATAAGTTATTTATTCCAGATTTTGCCCAAGAGAAAGACTCTCTAGCAGGTAAATTGTCTCATACAAAATCTTTAAAATATCTAAATCATGAATTTGTTGGAATATTATCCTCCTATAAAAAAGATGATTTAAAATGTGACATAGATTATCTTTTTATTATCAGTGGTTATTTAAATGATAGCAAAGATAGTTTTGTTTCAAAGCTTATAGAGGAATCAAAATTGTTAGATGGAAAGAAAGTGTTTATCTTGGGAGATATGACTTCTAGTGAAATTAAGAGGATAGATGAGTTTAATATTAAAATATATCCATCGGTTACAGGGAAATTAAAAAATGAACTTTTCAATAGATCAAGAGTTATTGTATCTAGAAGTGGCTATACCACTATTATGGATTTGGTGGAATTAGATAAAAATGCAATTTTATTTCCCACTCCTAATCAAGAAGAACAAGAGTATTTAGCACGTTCAAATAAACTTAACGAACATTTTGTTATAGAGGGGAATAAAGAAGAGATTAATTTAAAAAGCCTGACTGAGAAAATTTATAAGACAAAAAATATTATAAATAATAAAAAGACTTCTGATTCTTTAAGAAAAATAAGGAGGAATATAGACAAGTATATAAAGAAAAATTTCTTTTCCATTGTGATTCCAGCTCATAATGAGGAGGATTTTCTAGAGGATACAATGAGAAATTTATATAAACTTAACTATTCAAAAGAAAACTTCGAGATTATTTTAGTTGAAAATGGATCCTGTGATAGGACATATAAAATAGCATTAAAATGTAAAGAATATATTTCTAACTTAAAAGTTTATCAAAGTGAAACTGGAGTTTCTATAGCTAAAAATTTAGGAAAGGAGTTAGTAAGTAAAAGATCTGATTGGACTATTTTTTTAGATGCTGACAGCATTATTGATCCTCCTTTTTTAAAGGAATTGAATAATTATCTAAATAAAAATGAGGATAAAGGTTTTATGGTAGGGACTTGTTCGATTTTACCTTCTGATAATAA
This sequence is a window from Psychrilyobacter atlanticus DSM 19335. Protein-coding genes within it:
- a CDS encoding HAD-IA family hydrolase, coding for MKRTTFIFDFDGTIADSLQMGVDIYNEEIVPKFRCKKIEEKNIEILKGTNFHELLKDHNISFLKLPILLFQLKRKMAKRMDEIQLIDDIKLSLNKLHKMGYKMGVLTSNNKKNVKFFLKHYQIDDLFEFIYAEKNPLGKDRAIKKIMKLENLNDLIYVGDESRDIDACKKAGVDIVSVGWGFNTISHLKEYNPNYLIKAPSELIEIAKSLS
- a CDS encoding glycosyltransferase, which codes for MKKILFAISSLGLGHATRTLSIINDLKEDNFITIVSYGNALNFLEREFSEGNNIEFISMEDYPKFGRGKGGAVYSNLVIDSIKTNFLIKKEENYIKTIENEYDFIFSDGRYGFNSKKIPSFLLSHQISLILPKYLSFFQPLIDWSNYRHIKKFDKLFIPDFAQEKDSLAGKLSHTKSLKYLNHEFVGILSSYKKDDLKCDIDYLFIISGYLNDSKDSFVSKLIEESKLLDGKKVFILGDMTSSEIKRIDEFNIKIYPSVTGKLKNELFNRSRVIVSRSGYTTIMDLVELDKNAILFPTPNQEEQEYLARSNKLNEHFVIEGNKEEINLKSLTEKIYKTKNIINNKKTSDSLRKIRRNIDKYIKKNFFSIVIPAHNEEDFLEDTMRNLYKLNYSKENFEIILVENGSCDRTYKIALKCKEYISNLKVYQSETGVSIAKNLGKELVSKRSDWTIFLDADSIIDPPFLKELNNYLNKNEDKGFMVGTCSILPSDNNSFYSKLWFKIYDICHFVSNTSYSVQIAKTNFSKSVDYDEELHYSEDLKFIKDMKKYGDFFFFKTKDVYTSTRRFQKYGYLTLTCLWILQSILPKKLKTNKKYKVVRNL